The Arachis ipaensis cultivar K30076 chromosome B07, Araip1.1, whole genome shotgun sequence genome includes a window with the following:
- the LOC107609634 gene encoding receptor-like protein 12: protein MGYLMLLVLRVVLCVSMFMMFHFACLSSHLCHSQDSSALLHFKTQFIFNPSFFEYSDECSHVYPKMNTWENGTDCCSWMGVTCNSVSGHVIGLDLSCGALVGNMDPNSTLFHLTHLQTLSLAFNSFNYSPLSSQFGRFVSLTHLNLSHCEFIGEIPSQISHLSKLQSLDLSSFYHGLMWEETTLMRLLQNTTYLREIVLDETDMSSIVPTTNPLSFIANLSSTLVTLSLFYTGIRGSLTNDILCLPNLQHLILSKNELSLHLSELSCTTSLSVLDLSNCGIQGPISSSFSNLTYLTSLNLAYNQLNGSIPSSLSNLQHLIHLDLSSNEFSGQIPNVFDRLTNLQSLGLSDNNFQRKLPSSLFALTQLSTLYCSYNEIEGPLPDKVAFLNLTQLYLQGNLLNGTIPEWVLSLKSLRYLDLSNNRFRGHISEITSYSLKYLDMCNNELQGNFPESIFHLVNLTDLCLSSDNWSGIVHFALFSKLQNLEYLYLSGCTSLLLKSETSVSHTFSNLKTLQLLSSNITGWLEFSGKFPNLYYLELSSNSLQGKVPEWIHGMDSLTYLNLSHNNVTLMDHFPWYRLEYLDLSFNSMADDISSFFCNATFLEGINLSHNKFTGIFPQCLVNGSLLKDLDLQMNKLHGTLPDTFPDLLTLNLNGNNFKGLLPKSLSNCSILMDLDLGNNQFEDTFPNWLQYISNLEILVLRGNKLYGQISNLESENIFPNLIIFDISCNNFSGSLPKAYIQNFRAMKIVDDVQSSLSYIGTNWYPSGYDISMVATIKRVSLTFTKIPKAFVIIDLSENKFEGEIPDVIGELHRLKSLNLSYNNLIGPIPRSLGNLTNLESLDLSSKCLMGDIPTELTAELTNLNSLEVLNLSNNHLEGSIPQGKQFDTFSNDSYEGNIGLCGLPLSIQCNNVPLQQCPSSEAKDKFGFGWKPVAIGYACGMVLGIGLGYCVFSIGKPEWLVVLFGGKRTKRRSRGNRRRARTTLFQLFVVM from the coding sequence ATGGGGTATTTGATGTTGTTGGTTCTTAGAGTGGTGTTGTGTGTGTCTATGTTTATGATGTTCCATTTTGCATGTTTGTCTTCTCATCTATGCCATTCCCAAGACAGCTCTGCCTTGCTTCACTTTAAGACCCAATTCATTTTTAACCCTTCCTTTTTTGAATATTCTGATGAGTGCTCTCATGTTTATCCAAAGATGAATACGTGGGAGAATGGGACAGATTGCTGCTCATGGATGGGTGTCACGTGCAACTCTGTGTCTGGTCACGTGATTGGCCTCGATCTCAGTTGTGGTGCACTTGTAGGTAATATGGATCCCAATAGCACTCTTTTTCATCTTACTCATCTCCAAACACTCAGCCTTGCTTTCAATTCTTTCAATTATTCTCCATTGTCATCTCAGTTTGGTAGGTTTGTGAGTCTCACACACTTGAATTTATCTCATTGTGAATTCATAGGTGAAATTCCTTCCCAAATCTCACACCTTTCCAAATTACAATCACTTGatctctcttctttttatcatGGTTTAATGTGGGAAGAAACTACTTTGATGAGGTTGCTGCAAAACACAACATATTTAAGAGAGATTGTATTGGATGAAACAGATATGTCTTCAATTGTTCCAACAACAAACCCTTTGTCTTTTATTGCCAACTTGTCTTCCACTTTAGTTACTCTCAGTCTTTTTTATACTGGAATAAGGGGTTCTTTGACAAATGACATACTTTGTTTACCCAATCTTCAACACCTCATTCTATCAAAGAATGAATTGTCACTCCATCTTTCCGAGTTAAGTTGTACCACTTCTCTTAGTGTCTTGGATCTTTCAAATTGTGGTATCCAAGGGCCTATCTCTTCATCATTCTCTAATCTAACATACCTCACTTCCTTGAATTTGGCGTATAATCAACTCAACGGTTCAATCCCGTCATCACTTTCAAACCTTCAGCATCTCATTCACTTGGATCTTTCAAGCAATGAGTTTAGTGGTCAAATTCCAAATGTGTTTGATAGGCTAACCAATTTGCAATCCCTTGGCCTTTCGGATAATAATTTCCAAAGGAAGTTGCCATCCTCATTATTTGCCTTAACTCAACTCTCTACCTTGTATTGTTCTTAtaatgaaattgagggaccacTACCTGACAAAGTAGCCTTTTTAAATCTCACTCAATTATACTTACAAGGCAACTTATTAAATGGAACAATTCCTGAGTGGGTCTTATCCCTCAAGTCTTTGAGATACTTAGATCTGTCAAATAACAGATTCAGAGGGCACATAAGTGAAATCACATCTTATTCTTTGAAGTATTTAGACATGTGCAACAATGAGCTCCAAGGAAATTTTCCAGAATCGATTTTCCATCTTGTCAACCTTACTGATTTGTGCTTGTCTTCAGATAACTGGAGCGGTATTGTCCACTTCGCACTCTTCTCTAAGCTTCAAAACTTGGAGTATCTTTATCTTTCAGGTTGTACTTCACTATTGCTAAAATCTGAAACTAGTGTGAGTCACACTTTCTCCAATTTGAAGACACTGCAGTTGCTTTCTAGTAATATTACTGGTTGGTTGGAATTCTCAGGAAAATTTCCAAATTTATATTATCTTGAATTGTCTAGCAATAGTCTTCAGGGAAAAGTGCCAGAATGGATACATGGTATGGATTCATTAACTTATTTGAATCTCTCACACAACAATGTTACATTGATGGACCATTTTCCATGGTATCGACTTGAATACCTTGATCTTAGTTTCAACTCGATGGCTGATGACATTTCTTCCTTCTTTTGTAATGCAACCTTTCTGGAAGGTATCAACTTGTCCCACAACAAATTCACAGGAATATTTCCACAGTGCCTTGTCAATGGCTCATTACTTAAAGATTTGGATCTACAAATGAACAAACTTCATGGAACTTTGCCAGATACCTTTCCGGATCTTCTTACACTGAATCTCAATGGCAACAATTTCAAAGGTCTATTGCCGAAATCTTTGTCCAATTGCTCAATACTTATGGATTTGGATCTCGGTAACAATCAATTTGAGGACACATTTCCGAATTGGCTTCAATATATATCAAATTTGGAAATACTGGTCTTACGAGGCAATAAGTTGTACGGTCAGATTTCAAATTTGGAATCTGAAAACATATTTCCAAATCTGATTATTTTTGACATATCATGTAATAACTTTAGCGGCTCATTACCAAAAGCATACATACAAAATTTTCGAGCCATGAAGATTGTTGATGATGTGCAAAGCAGTTTGTCTTATATTGGAACAAATTGGTACCCATCAGGATATGACATTTCTATGGTTGCAACAATTAAAAGAGTCAGTCTTACTTTTACGAAAATTCCAAAGGCCTTTGTAATTATCGATTTGTCAGAAAACAAATTTGAAGGAGAGATTCCAGATGTTATTGGAGAGCTTCATAGACTCAAAAGCCTCAACCTTTCATATAACAACCTCATTGGTCCTATTCCCCGCTCTTTGGGAAATTTGACAAATCTTGAATCATTGGACCTCTCCTCAAAATGCTTGATGGGAGATATTCCTACTGAATTGACTGCTGAATTGACCAATCTGAACTCTCTTGAAGTACTTAATCTTTCCAACAACCATCTTGAAGGATCAATACCTCAAGGAAAACAGTTTGATACATTCTCAAATGATTCCTATGAGGGAAACATTGGGCTATGCGGATTACCATTGTCAATTCAATGCAACAATGTCCCTTTGCAACAATGTCCATCTTCTGAGGCTAAAGACAAATTCGGATTTGGTTGGAAACCAGTGGCAATAGGATATGCATGTGGAATGGTACTTGGAATAGGATTGGGATATTGTGTTTTCTCAATTGGAAAGCCTGAATGGCTAGTGGTCCTCTTTGGAGGTAAAAGGACCAAAAGGAGGAGCCGTGGAAACCGCCGGCGTGCAAGAACAACTCTGTTTCAGCTTTTTGTTGTAATGTAA